A genomic region of Deinococcus humi contains the following coding sequences:
- the hemB gene encoding porphobilinogen synthase codes for MFERPRRLRRTPALRALTREVSLSPAHFIYPIFVHERPEESPIASMPGVSRHSIEGAVGQAREALRLGVPSVILFGIPDHKDAHGSEAYAEEGIIQQATRAIKAAVPGLTVIADTCLCEYTDHGHCGPLCEVPGQSGAEAWTVDNDRSLELLSLTAVSQARAGADVVAPSAMMDGQVGAIRDALDAAGFSDIPVMSYAVKYASAYYGPFRDAAGSTPSVGNRATYQMDPAGGHREALREARLDAEQGADTLMVKPALAYLDVLRLLRDHFDLPLVAYNVSGEYSLVKAAAQLGFMDERRTVLENLTAMRRAGADAIITYHALDAARWLREDVMQEDALRPVRPGQDAAPENGA; via the coding sequence ATGTTCGAACGTCCACGCCGGCTGCGCCGCACCCCTGCCCTGCGCGCCCTGACCCGCGAGGTCAGTCTCAGCCCCGCCCACTTCATCTACCCGATCTTCGTCCACGAACGGCCAGAAGAGTCTCCCATTGCCTCCATGCCGGGCGTCAGCCGTCACAGCATTGAAGGTGCGGTGGGGCAGGCACGCGAGGCGCTGCGGCTGGGGGTGCCCAGCGTCATCCTGTTTGGGATTCCGGACCACAAGGACGCCCACGGGAGTGAAGCCTACGCCGAGGAGGGCATCATTCAGCAGGCCACGCGGGCCATCAAGGCGGCGGTGCCGGGACTGACCGTCATCGCCGACACCTGTCTGTGCGAGTACACCGATCACGGCCACTGCGGCCCGCTGTGCGAGGTTCCCGGCCAGAGCGGTGCAGAGGCTTGGACGGTGGACAATGACCGCAGTCTGGAGCTGCTGTCTCTCACTGCGGTGTCTCAGGCCCGCGCCGGGGCCGATGTCGTGGCCCCCAGCGCCATGATGGACGGTCAAGTGGGGGCCATCCGCGACGCTCTGGACGCTGCGGGCTTCAGCGACATTCCAGTCATGAGCTACGCGGTCAAGTACGCCAGTGCGTACTACGGTCCCTTCCGCGACGCGGCGGGGTCCACGCCCAGCGTGGGCAACCGCGCCACCTACCAGATGGACCCGGCGGGAGGTCACCGCGAGGCGCTGCGCGAGGCCAGGCTGGACGCCGAACAGGGCGCGGACACCCTGATGGTCAAGCCCGCACTGGCGTATCTGGACGTGCTCCGGCTGCTGCGCGACCACTTTGATCTGCCGCTGGTGGCCTACAACGTCAGTGGTGAATACTCGCTGGTCAAGGCCGCCGCGCAACTGGGCTTCATGGACGAGCGGCGCACGGTGCTGGAAAACCTGACGGCCATGCGCCGGGCCGGGGCGGACGCGATCATCACCTACCACGCGCTGGACGCCGCCCGCTGGCTGCGTGAGGACGTGATGCAGGAGGACGCCCTGCGTCCCGTCAGACCGGGGCAAGACGCCGCGCCGGAGAATGGGGC
- a CDS encoding heme-dependent oxidative N-demethylase subunit alpha family protein: MSAPIVYRPFLNGVYTVSAGLFRLGTSPKGQPLPWREDGAAETHTFALDDDYERFMVSKWAAHRRALHEYAGEANLSPKLRQAALEFTAGGLAADSGGAMTWDGQLFRNALLGWEARLEPCWGGLADLRRFDAPLAGLRSDLEPTGAFDFLALNAQEDLAIIAQDHQGGRDWLAATHVLSPERWDPRDKLGRDFVAVHSPVAGSGPMNTTAPRLVDAVIGRGPFVRFAWGVTGDDRLDHHPAVLDAKEAAGFSPNTAFVRVERQTLTGFPAAHGALFTIRPYVYPLEVAVGTPEQARALAAALRTMTQEQQIYKGLRGVLPDLLIWLEERGL, translated from the coding sequence ATGTCCGCGCCCATCGTCTACCGCCCCTTTCTGAACGGCGTGTACACGGTCTCGGCGGGGCTCTTCCGGCTGGGAACCTCGCCGAAGGGTCAACCTCTCCCCTGGCGCGAGGACGGCGCGGCGGAGACGCACACCTTCGCGCTCGATGACGATTACGAACGCTTCATGGTCAGCAAGTGGGCGGCGCACCGCCGAGCTTTGCACGAGTACGCAGGTGAGGCGAATCTGTCGCCCAAACTTCGGCAGGCTGCCCTCGAGTTCACCGCCGGCGGGCTGGCCGCCGACAGTGGCGGGGCGATGACCTGGGACGGGCAGCTCTTCCGCAACGCATTGCTGGGCTGGGAGGCGCGACTGGAACCGTGCTGGGGTGGACTGGCAGATCTTCGCCGTTTCGATGCGCCACTGGCCGGACTGCGCTCGGATCTCGAACCAACAGGCGCGTTCGATTTTCTGGCCCTGAACGCTCAGGAAGACCTGGCGATCATCGCCCAGGATCATCAGGGCGGGCGCGACTGGCTGGCGGCCACGCACGTGCTGTCGCCGGAGCGCTGGGACCCCCGCGACAAACTGGGGCGGGATTTCGTGGCGGTCCATTCCCCCGTTGCCGGATCCGGCCCCATGAACACCACCGCGCCACGGCTGGTAGACGCGGTGATCGGGCGCGGGCCGTTCGTGCGTTTCGCCTGGGGCGTCACCGGGGATGACCGGCTGGACCACCATCCCGCCGTGCTGGACGCGAAGGAGGCAGCCGGTTTCAGTCCCAACACCGCCTTTGTGCGGGTGGAGCGCCAGACGCTGACCGGCTTTCCGGCGGCGCATGGGGCGCTGTTTACCATTCGGCCTTACGTGTATCCACTGGAAGTGGCCGTTGGGACGCCGGAGCAGGCCCGCGCCCTGGCGGCGGCACTCCGGACCATGACGCAGGAGCAGCAGATTTACAAGGGTTTGCGAGGTGTTCTGCCGGACCTCCTCATCTGGCTGGAAGAACGCGGACTCTAG
- a CDS encoding barstar family protein → MTQVFDQPPEGIQKAPHEPRMLAAGYQVALREVGFSDVHDKESLMMAMLRGLALTDNFGHNWDALYDVLTDPEARQAKLGLLLRDFEYFCQRHPQLSAELERVMLDAQRDAAKHGRQLWLLSEELESDPGNW, encoded by the coding sequence GTGACGCAAGTGTTTGACCAGCCCCCTGAGGGCATTCAGAAAGCCCCTCACGAGCCGCGTATGCTGGCTGCCGGTTATCAGGTGGCCCTGCGCGAGGTGGGCTTTTCGGACGTGCATGACAAGGAGTCGCTGATGATGGCCATGCTGCGCGGCCTGGCCCTGACCGACAATTTCGGGCACAACTGGGACGCGCTGTACGACGTGCTGACCGATCCGGAAGCGCGCCAGGCCAAATTGGGGCTGCTGCTGCGCGACTTTGAGTATTTCTGCCAGCGGCATCCCCAGCTGAGCGCGGAGCTGGAACGGGTGATGCTTGACGCTCAGCGCGACGCTGCCAAGCATGGCCGTCAGCTGTGGCTGCTCTCGGAAGAACTGGAGAGTGATCCAGGGAACTGGTGA
- a CDS encoding ribonuclease domain-containing protein, whose translation MNVRALLLTPLLAVFLAGCDLPAAGQETAQPQTTAQTTQTQPQSSPPASNRDPQSGLRWINVGELPREGAQLLQTIAQGGKFRYSKDGVTFGNRERILPRQPGGYYREYTVPTPGEGDRGARRIVCGGQPVTSTAECYYTADHYASFRRIRP comes from the coding sequence GTGAACGTGCGCGCCCTCCTGCTGACACCCCTGCTGGCGGTTTTCCTCGCCGGGTGCGATCTGCCCGCTGCGGGGCAGGAGACGGCGCAGCCGCAGACCACCGCCCAGACCACCCAAACACAGCCTCAGTCGAGCCCGCCCGCCTCCAACCGTGATCCACAGAGCGGCCTGCGCTGGATCAACGTCGGCGAACTGCCCCGCGAGGGCGCCCAGCTGCTGCAAACCATTGCCCAGGGCGGGAAATTCCGCTACAGCAAGGACGGCGTGACCTTCGGCAACCGCGAGCGCATCCTGCCCCGGCAGCCGGGCGGCTATTACCGTGAGTACACCGTGCCCACCCCCGGCGAGGGGGACCGTGGTGCTCGGCGGATCGTGTGCGGAGGCCAGCCCGTCACCAGCACCGCCGAGTGCTACTACACCGCCGACCATTACGCCAGCTTCAGGAGGATCCGTCCGTGA